The Plutella xylostella chromosome 9, ilPluXylo3.1, whole genome shotgun sequence genome has a segment encoding these proteins:
- the LOC105382870 gene encoding NAD-dependent protein deacylase, translating into MSSCMFYRSLTNNLFSKVTTIMAKRQSSDMTKFKEVLKSAKNVVILSGAGISAESGIPTFRGAGGLWRKYQATALATPGAFRENPSLVWEFYHYRREVAAKAQPNAGHLAIAKYEENHAEDKNITVITQNVDGLHARAGSKSLVELHGNLYKTRCTKCKEVLVNTDSPICEALAGKGAPDSAQIGSDIPVKSLPHCQKAACGGLLRPHIVWFGEGLEPEVLNKAEAAMSACDVCLVVGTSLVVYPAAMFAPQAAARGATVAEFNIEPTPATPEFHYYFEGPCGTVLPLVLSD; encoded by the exons ATGAGCTCATGTATGTTCTATAGAAGTTTAACCAACAACCTATTTTCAAAAGTAACTACAATTATGGCTAAAAGGCAGTCGAGTGACATGACTAAATTTAAAGAAGTACTGAAATCAGCTAAAAATGTAGTGATTCTATCTGGGGCCGGTATAAGTGCTGAATCTGGTATACCGACGTTCCGTGGGGCTGGTGGCTTGTGGAGGAAGTACCAGGCTACAGCTCTAGCCACGCCGGGAGCTTTCCGCGAGAACCCCAGTCTTGTATGGGAGTTCTATCACTACAGGAGAGAAGTGGCAGCAAAAGCGCAGCCTAATGcg GGTCATCTAGCAATAGcgaaatatgaagaaaatCATGCTGAAGACAAAAACATTACAGTGATAACACAGAATGTAGATGGATTGCATGCTAGAGCGGGAAGCAAGAGCTTGGTGGAGCTCCACGGGAACCTGTACAAGACACGCTGCACCAAGTGCAAGGAGGTACTGGTGAATACAGACTCTCCTATATGTGAG GCATTGGCTGGCAAAGGTGCACCTGATTCTGCCCAGATAGGTTCAGATATCCCTGTGAAATCTCTGCCCCACTGTCAGAAGGCTGCCTGCGGTGGACTGTTGAGGCCACATATAGTTTGGTTTGGAGAGGGCCTAGAACCAGAGGTTTTAAATAAAGCAG AGGCGGCAATGTCAGCATGTGACGTGTGCCTGGTGGTGGGCACCTCCTTGGTGGTGTACCCGGCGGCCATGTTCGCCCCGCAGGCCGCAGCCCGGGGCGCCACCGTCGCTGAGTTCAACATCGAGCCCACACCTGCCACTCCGGAGTTCCACTACTACTTTGAAGGCCCCTGCGGTACTGTATTGCCTTTGGTTCTTAGTGATTAG